The Candidatus Binataceae bacterium genome has a window encoding:
- a CDS encoding acetoacetate--CoA ligase, producing MNEKLWEPSAQRVAAARMSAFMRAVESSENVRIADYGALWRWSVDNREAFWRAVWKFCDVIGEPGASTVADGDRMPGARWFPDGRTNFAENCLRWRGGEDALVFWGEDKVRRRLGRDELYAEVSRAAQALRAAGVGIGDRVAGFLPNLPETVIAALAAAAIGAIWSSCSPDFGVEGVVDRFGQIEPRVLFVADGYFYNGRAFNTLDKVREMRARISGVERVVVVPYVAANAEPPAGSDAVSWADFVRPFAPGEIDFARLPFNHPLYILYSSGTTGAPKCIVHGAGGTLLQHLKEHQLHTDVRPGDRLFYFTTCGWMMWNWLVSGLASGATLLLYDGSPFHPHPSALFDFAEQERMTMFGTSAKYIDAIRKSALEPRRTHRLDALRTICSTGSPLAPEGFDYVYANVKEDVCLSSISGGTDLVSCFALGNPVGPVWRGELQCRGLGMRVEVWDEDGRPLREAKGELVCTAPFVTMPLYFWNDPDGSKYRSAYFERFPGVWCHGDWAELTAHDGMIIYGRSDATLNPGGVRIGTAELYRQVEQLDEVVECMAIGQDWDNDVRIVLFVRLREGLKLDDALRERIRETIRRNLTPRHVPARIIQAPDIPRTRNGKLMELAVRNLIHGRPVKNREAAANPEALDFFADIPELKRQPPARVRRPRRRA from the coding sequence ATGAACGAAAAACTGTGGGAACCGTCGGCGCAGAGGGTCGCGGCCGCGCGGATGAGCGCCTTCATGCGCGCGGTCGAGTCTTCGGAGAACGTCCGGATCGCCGACTACGGCGCGCTGTGGCGATGGTCAGTCGATAATCGCGAGGCCTTCTGGCGCGCGGTTTGGAAATTCTGTGACGTGATCGGCGAGCCCGGCGCCAGCACCGTCGCCGATGGCGATCGGATGCCGGGCGCGCGATGGTTCCCCGATGGACGGACCAACTTTGCCGAGAACTGTCTGCGATGGCGCGGCGGCGAGGACGCGCTCGTCTTTTGGGGCGAGGACAAGGTGCGCCGCCGGCTCGGCCGCGACGAGCTTTACGCCGAGGTCTCACGCGCGGCGCAGGCGCTGCGCGCGGCCGGCGTCGGAATCGGCGATCGCGTCGCCGGCTTCCTGCCCAACCTGCCTGAGACCGTGATCGCCGCGCTCGCCGCCGCCGCAATCGGCGCGATCTGGTCGTCGTGCTCGCCCGACTTCGGCGTCGAGGGCGTGGTCGATCGCTTCGGCCAGATCGAGCCCAGAGTGTTGTTCGTCGCCGACGGCTACTTCTACAACGGGCGCGCGTTCAACACGCTCGACAAGGTGCGCGAGATGCGCGCACGGATAAGCGGCGTCGAGCGCGTGGTCGTCGTCCCTTACGTCGCCGCCAACGCGGAGCCGCCCGCCGGTTCGGACGCGGTGAGTTGGGCCGACTTTGTGCGCCCGTTTGCGCCCGGCGAGATCGACTTCGCCCGCCTGCCCTTCAATCATCCGCTCTACATCCTGTATTCCTCGGGAACGACCGGCGCGCCCAAGTGTATTGTGCATGGCGCCGGCGGCACGCTCCTCCAGCACCTCAAGGAGCATCAGCTCCACACCGACGTTCGCCCCGGCGACCGCCTGTTCTACTTCACGACCTGCGGCTGGATGATGTGGAACTGGCTGGTGAGCGGGCTCGCCTCGGGAGCGACGCTGCTGCTTTACGACGGCTCGCCGTTCCATCCGCATCCCTCGGCGCTCTTCGATTTCGCCGAGCAGGAGCGGATGACGATGTTCGGCACCTCGGCCAAGTACATTGACGCGATCCGCAAGTCGGCGCTCGAACCGCGCCGCACGCATCGCCTCGACGCCCTGCGCACGATCTGCTCGACCGGCTCACCGCTTGCGCCCGAGGGCTTCGATTACGTTTATGCGAACGTCAAGGAGGACGTCTGTCTCTCCTCGATTTCGGGCGGCACCGATCTGGTGTCGTGCTTCGCGCTGGGCAACCCGGTCGGCCCGGTATGGCGCGGCGAGCTGCAATGCCGCGGGCTGGGGATGCGCGTCGAGGTGTGGGACGAGGACGGCCGGCCGCTGCGCGAGGCCAAGGGCGAGCTCGTGTGCACGGCGCCGTTCGTCACGATGCCGCTTTACTTCTGGAATGATCCTGACGGTTCGAAGTACCGCTCGGCCTACTTCGAGCGCTTCCCGGGCGTATGGTGCCACGGCGACTGGGCCGAACTGACCGCGCACGACGGGATGATCATCTACGGCCGCTCCGACGCGACGCTCAACCCCGGCGGCGTGCGCATTGGCACCGCCGAGCTTTATCGCCAGGTCGAACAGCTCGACGAGGTCGTCGAGTGCATGGCGATCGGCCAGGACTGGGACAACGACGTGCGGATCGTGCTGTTCGTGCGTCTGCGCGAGGGGCTCAAACTCGACGACGCGCTGCGCGAGCGCATCCGCGAGACTATCCGGCGCAACCTCACGCCGCGTCACGTTCCGGCCAGAATAATCCAGGCTCCCGATATCCCGCGCACGCGCAACGGCAAGCTGATGGAACTGGCGGTGCGCAATCTGATCCACGGCCGGCCGGTGAAGAATCGCGAGGCGGCGGCGAACCCCGAGGCGCTGGACTTTTTCGCCGACATCCCGGAGCTCAAAAGGCAGCCGCCCGCGCGCGTCCGCCGCCCCCGCCGCCGGGCGTAA
- a CDS encoding thiamine pyrophosphate-binding protein, whose protein sequence is MAIIKGEQVIARCFRNESVDTIFFMMGGPTSGTAGACLDLGMRGIYVRHEQAAAMAAHAYARLTGKPGICITPSGPGTANALTGLANAWADAAPIIAIGGSAPMRATTLDAFQEMDQVAIMKPVVKAAYRVDLAARIPEYISIAFREALDGKKGPVYLDLPGDILNAKLDDERLYFPTNYRVTSRPAGDPALVRRAVELLLAAERPLVVTGSGVLWSDAAAELREFIGTTGIPFFTTPQGRGVVPEDHPRAFPGARSMAFREADVVLVIGARANSMLSFLRPPRFSPAARFINVNLDGKEIGHNRGVELGIIGDAKLVLRQLTEEANGRFNPRHESPWVAQLAAKHRSNQERSAPLLHSDAVPIHPLRLCREVRDLISRDTILIVDGHEILNFARQSIPIYQPGCSINAGPHGCMGVGVPFGIGAKVARPDAPVVVLSGDGAFGWNGMEMDTAIRHKLPIVVVVSNNAGFTSRKTGGTVGRELGWQRYDKMVEALGGYGEFVEKPAEIRGAIERAMQSGKPALVNVCTDPEAQATTDMGFAGY, encoded by the coding sequence ATGGCGATTATCAAGGGCGAACAGGTTATCGCGCGCTGCTTCCGCAACGAGAGCGTAGATACGATCTTCTTCATGATGGGCGGACCCACCAGCGGCACTGCCGGCGCCTGTCTCGACCTTGGCATGCGCGGAATCTACGTCCGCCACGAGCAGGCCGCGGCGATGGCGGCGCACGCCTACGCGCGGCTGACGGGCAAGCCCGGAATCTGTATCACCCCGTCGGGTCCGGGCACCGCCAACGCGCTCACCGGGCTCGCCAACGCGTGGGCCGACGCCGCGCCCATCATCGCGATCGGCGGGTCGGCGCCGATGCGCGCGACGACGCTCGACGCTTTCCAGGAGATGGACCAGGTCGCGATCATGAAACCGGTGGTCAAGGCGGCCTACCGCGTGGACCTCGCCGCGCGCATCCCCGAGTACATCAGCATCGCCTTCCGCGAGGCGCTCGACGGCAAGAAGGGCCCGGTCTATCTCGACCTTCCCGGCGATATCCTCAACGCCAAGCTCGACGACGAGCGGCTCTACTTCCCGACCAACTACCGCGTCACCAGCCGCCCGGCGGGCGATCCCGCGCTGGTGCGCCGCGCCGTCGAGCTTCTGCTCGCGGCCGAGCGCCCGCTGGTCGTGACCGGCAGCGGCGTGCTGTGGTCGGACGCCGCAGCCGAGCTGCGCGAGTTCATCGGCACGACCGGCATCCCGTTCTTCACCACGCCGCAGGGGCGCGGCGTGGTGCCGGAAGACCATCCGCGCGCGTTCCCGGGTGCGCGCTCGATGGCGTTTCGCGAAGCCGACGTGGTGCTGGTGATCGGCGCGCGGGCCAACTCGATGCTCTCCTTTCTGCGCCCGCCGCGCTTCTCACCCGCCGCGCGCTTCATCAACGTCAACCTTGACGGCAAGGAAATCGGCCATAACCGCGGGGTCGAGCTCGGGATCATCGGCGACGCCAAGCTCGTGCTGCGCCAGCTCACCGAGGAGGCCAACGGCCGCTTCAATCCGCGCCACGAAAGCCCATGGGTGGCGCAGCTTGCCGCCAAGCATCGCTCCAACCAGGAGCGCTCGGCCCCGCTGCTCCACTCCGATGCCGTGCCGATCCATCCGCTGCGCCTGTGCCGTGAGGTCCGCGACCTCATCTCGCGCGACACCATCCTGATCGTTGACGGCCACGAGATTCTCAACTTCGCCCGCCAATCGATCCCGATCTACCAGCCCGGATGCAGCATCAACGCGGGGCCGCACGGATGCATGGGTGTGGGCGTGCCGTTCGGAATTGGCGCGAAGGTCGCCAGGCCAGATGCGCCGGTGGTGGTGCTCTCGGGCGACGGTGCGTTCGGATGGAACGGGATGGAGATGGACACGGCGATTCGGCACAAGCTGCCGATCGTGGTCGTGGTGTCGAACAACGCCGGCTTCACCTCGCGCAAGACCGGCGGCACGGTGGGACGGGAGCTGGGATGGCAGCGCTACGACAAGATGGTCGAGGCGCTGGGCGGCTACGGCGAGTTCGTCGAGAAACCGGCGGAGATCCGCGGCGCGATCGAGCGCGCGATGCAAAGCGGCAAGCCCGCGCTGGTCAACGTGTGCACCGATCCCGAAGCGCAGGCGACCACCGACATGGGCTTCGCGGGGTATTGA
- a CDS encoding ribonuclease H — translation MAPAPARILAYADGACEGNPGPGGWGVVIVGPFEPMEFSGSDPQTTNNRMELTAAIEALRHLKPGAHVTLRSDSQYLVNTMNLGWRRNKNHDLWKALDAEVAKRDVRFEWVQGHAGDPLNETADRLAREAAALARGRRAGAAVSRAAGAGRAAASAGPVLEMVDVAESAAVAAALRPLLDANEELARCAACGGAFVAANGARYCTRAPCQLAARRASR, via the coding sequence ATGGCTCCCGCTCCAGCGCGGATCCTGGCCTACGCCGATGGCGCCTGCGAGGGCAATCCCGGCCCCGGCGGATGGGGTGTGGTGATCGTTGGTCCGTTCGAGCCGATGGAGTTCAGCGGCTCTGATCCGCAGACCACCAACAACCGGATGGAGCTAACGGCGGCGATCGAGGCGCTGCGCCATCTCAAGCCCGGCGCGCACGTCACCCTGCGCAGCGACAGCCAGTACCTGGTCAATACGATGAACCTGGGATGGCGGCGGAACAAAAACCACGACCTGTGGAAAGCGCTCGACGCCGAGGTCGCCAAGCGCGACGTGCGCTTTGAGTGGGTCCAGGGCCACGCGGGCGACCCGCTGAACGAGACCGCCGACCGGCTGGCGCGCGAGGCGGCGGCCCTCGCGCGCGGCAGACGGGCGGGGGCCGCGGTATCGCGGGCCGCCGGCGCCGGGCGCGCCGCAGCGTCCGCCGGGCCCGTGCTGGAGATGGTGGATGTCGCCGAATCGGCCGCGGTTGCGGCCGCCCTGCGGCCGCTGCTCGATGCCAACGAGGAGCTTGCGCGATGCGCCGCCTGCGGCGGCGCATTCGTCGCGGCCAACGGCGCGCGCTATTGCACGCGCGCGCCGTGCCAGCTCGCCGCGCGGCGCGCTTCGCGATGA
- the glgA gene encoding glycogen synthase GlgA: MKIAIVAAEITPWAKVGGLADVIGALPAALKANGAEAAVILPGYRGLLESLKATPVAEGLAVAVGAEVERFDLLRAEGTGGVPLYLVHHPRNFARPGVYGEQGKDYPDNLPRYIMFGRAAALAAARVIQPEVLHAHDWHAAVAPIVARADPALREAFSRTAIVFTLHNLAFQGIFDAADYGLLNLDPSYFSVDCLEFWGRVNLMKGAIVLADGASTVSPSYARETATDPELGFGLEGVLRAKGGRYVGILNGADYKEWNPATDPLIAARYTPERREGKSVCRRALLKVVGLPEHGEGPVLGMVTRMTSQKGVDLLGEALEALMALDVRLVILGSGDPALEKLFKAAEERFADRLRIRLAFDNALAHQIQAGSDIFLMPSRFEPCGLTQMYALKYGTAPLVRATGGLRDTVVEFDPQTGTGNGFVFSDYRPEALLEAAGRARRVFADRTAWQRLMDNCFAADFSWNVSARHYLQWFAELRRARGL, translated from the coding sequence ATGAAGATCGCAATCGTCGCAGCTGAAATCACTCCGTGGGCCAAGGTCGGTGGACTCGCCGACGTTATCGGCGCGCTGCCCGCGGCGCTCAAAGCCAACGGCGCCGAGGCCGCGGTCATCCTTCCCGGCTATCGCGGCCTGCTCGAGAGCCTCAAGGCCACGCCTGTGGCCGAGGGGCTTGCGGTCGCGGTCGGCGCCGAGGTTGAACGCTTCGACCTGCTGCGCGCGGAAGGCACCGGCGGGGTGCCGCTCTACCTCGTTCATCATCCGCGGAACTTCGCGCGACCCGGAGTTTACGGCGAGCAGGGCAAGGATTACCCCGACAACCTGCCGCGTTACATCATGTTCGGCCGGGCGGCAGCGCTCGCCGCCGCGCGTGTCATACAGCCCGAGGTGCTGCACGCGCACGACTGGCACGCGGCGGTCGCGCCGATTGTGGCGCGTGCCGATCCCGCGCTGCGCGAAGCGTTCAGCCGCACGGCGATCGTCTTCACCCTGCACAACCTAGCTTTCCAAGGGATTTTCGATGCCGCCGACTACGGCCTGCTCAACCTCGACCCTTCGTACTTCTCGGTCGACTGCCTGGAATTCTGGGGCCGGGTCAACCTGATGAAAGGCGCGATCGTGCTCGCCGACGGTGCCTCGACCGTAAGCCCAAGCTACGCGCGCGAGACCGCGACCGACCCCGAGCTGGGCTTCGGCCTGGAGGGCGTGCTGCGCGCCAAGGGCGGGCGCTACGTCGGGATTCTCAATGGCGCCGACTACAAGGAATGGAACCCGGCGACCGACCCGCTGATAGCGGCCCGGTACACGCCCGAACGGCGCGAGGGCAAGTCGGTATGCCGCCGGGCGCTGCTCAAGGTGGTTGGCTTGCCCGAGCACGGCGAGGGGCCGGTGCTCGGGATGGTCACCCGGATGACCTCGCAGAAGGGCGTGGATCTGTTGGGCGAGGCGCTCGAGGCGCTGATGGCGCTCGACGTGCGCCTGGTAATCCTGGGCAGTGGCGACCCCGCATTGGAGAAACTTTTCAAGGCGGCCGAGGAGCGCTTTGCCGACCGCCTGCGGATCCGGCTTGCCTTCGACAACGCGCTAGCGCATCAGATCCAGGCCGGGAGCGACATCTTCCTGATGCCGTCGCGCTTCGAGCCGTGCGGGCTGACCCAGATGTACGCCTTGAAGTACGGCACCGCGCCGCTGGTGCGCGCGACCGGCGGGCTGCGCGATACGGTCGTCGAGTTCGATCCGCAAACCGGTACGGGCAACGGCTTCGTCTTCAGCGACTACCGTCCGGAGGCCCTGCTGGAGGCGGCCGGGCGCGCGCGCCGAGTGTTCGCGGATCGCACGGCGTGGCAGCGGCTGATGGATAACTGCTTCGCCGCCGATTTCTCGTGGAACGTCTCGGCGCGCCATTACCTGCAATGGTTCGCCGAGCTGCGCCGCGCACGCGGGCTCTGA
- the galT gene encoding galactose-1-phosphate uridylyltransferase → MPELRKDPVVGRWVIMATERAKRPSDFNSRRDERKGPPCVFCAGMEQMTPPEVLAYRDNGSQPNTPGWRVRAVSNKFPALRIEGPAGRRGEGLYDLMNGIGAHEVVVESPDHERDIADLELHQIEEVLWAYRERVLDLSRDERFRYVLIFKNHGPEAGASLEHPHSQLIALPILPLNVQQELRGSSDYYSLKERCIFCDIVNQESQDRRRVVFENDEFIAASPFAARFPFELWVIPKTHGSHFEHMATSYPAFAAALKATMSALKNALHDPPFNYIIHSAPLREAQSKHYHWHMEVTPALTKVAGFEVGTGFYINPVPPESAAEALREALNGAAQAPVNAQAQQQTQMPVAS, encoded by the coding sequence ATGCCTGAGCTGAGGAAGGATCCGGTGGTCGGGCGCTGGGTCATTATGGCAACCGAGCGCGCGAAACGCCCCTCGGACTTCAATTCTCGTCGCGACGAACGCAAGGGCCCGCCCTGCGTGTTCTGCGCCGGGATGGAGCAGATGACTCCGCCCGAAGTCCTCGCTTACCGCGACAATGGTTCGCAGCCCAACACGCCCGGATGGCGCGTGCGGGCGGTGAGCAACAAGTTCCCCGCCCTGCGCATTGAGGGACCAGCGGGGCGACGCGGCGAAGGACTATACGACTTGATGAACGGGATCGGCGCGCACGAGGTCGTTGTTGAAAGCCCCGACCACGAGCGTGATATCGCCGATCTCGAACTTCACCAGATCGAGGAAGTGCTCTGGGCCTATCGCGAGCGGGTACTCGACCTGTCGCGCGACGAACGCTTCCGCTACGTCCTGATCTTCAAGAACCATGGACCCGAAGCCGGCGCGAGCCTCGAACACCCCCACTCGCAGCTCATCGCGCTGCCCATCCTGCCGCTCAACGTGCAGCAGGAGCTGCGCGGGTCGAGCGACTATTACTCGCTCAAGGAGCGATGCATCTTCTGCGACATCGTCAACCAGGAGAGTCAGGATCGGCGCCGGGTGGTGTTCGAGAACGACGAGTTCATCGCCGCCTCGCCGTTCGCCGCGCGCTTCCCGTTCGAGCTGTGGGTGATCCCCAAGACCCACGGCTCACATTTCGAGCACATGGCGACCTCTTATCCGGCCTTCGCGGCGGCGCTGAAGGCGACGATGAGCGCGCTGAAAAACGCGCTGCACGACCCGCCGTTCAATTACATCATTCATTCGGCGCCGCTGCGCGAGGCCCAGAGCAAGCACTACCACTGGCACATGGAGGTCACACCGGCGCTGACCAAGGTCGCCGGCTTCGAAGTGGGCACCGGCTTCTACATCAACCCGGTTCCGCCCGAGAGCGCGGCCGAGGCGCTGCGCGAGGCGCTGAACGGCGCGGCCCAGGCCCCGGTCAACGCCCAAGCCCAGCAGCAGACGCAGATGCCGGTGGCGAGCTGA
- a CDS encoding MaoC family dehydratase, which yields MGKYFEEFKVGEVVQHQPGRTITEADNLLITTLTMNPQPLHLDAEFSKKAEFGQRLVNSIFTLGLTVGLSVGDLTLGTTVGNLGFEKVEFPKPVFIGDTLYAESEVLEARASKSRPEWGIVIFEHRARNQRGETVMRCKRAAMMLRKPNK from the coding sequence ATGGGCAAGTACTTTGAGGAATTCAAAGTCGGCGAGGTGGTGCAGCATCAGCCCGGCCGCACGATCACCGAGGCCGACAACCTGCTGATTACGACCCTGACGATGAATCCGCAGCCGCTGCATCTCGACGCCGAGTTCAGCAAAAAGGCCGAGTTCGGCCAGCGCCTGGTCAACTCGATCTTCACGCTCGGGCTTACCGTCGGGCTTTCGGTCGGCGATCTCACGCTCGGCACCACGGTGGGCAACCTCGGCTTCGAGAAGGTCGAGTTTCCCAAGCCCGTCTTCATCGGCGACACGCTTTACGCCGAGAGCGAGGTGCTCGAAGCGCGGGCGTCGAAGTCGCGTCCGGAGTGGGGAATCGTGATCTTCGAGCATCGCGCGCGCAACCAGCGCGGCGAGACGGTGATGCGCTGCAAGCGGGCGGCGATGATGCTGCGCAAGCCTAATAAGTAG
- a CDS encoding LLM class F420-dependent oxidoreductase, translating into MKFGTFITRQRGSAIAADVQKAEQLGFESAWVAEHLIMPARQGSAYPYTADGRFPAPPDAPFLDPLLALAYVAAVTRTIRLATGIFVVPLRNAFATAKAIATLDTLSEGRVIFGVGIGWYKEEFEAVGMKFEDRALRTREYLELMTELWSKADPVYHGRTIATEGMKFNPKTVQQPHPPIVLGGTTEAALKRAVRLGDGWYGIAHTLDEARTLIARLRELERAANRARPVEITLSLRTGKPISADDVRRMAELGVERTLAGHPIKALDAAEMERFRAEVMDKV; encoded by the coding sequence ATGAAATTCGGCACCTTCATTACCCGCCAGCGCGGCTCGGCGATCGCCGCTGATGTCCAGAAGGCCGAGCAGCTCGGCTTCGAGTCGGCCTGGGTCGCCGAGCATCTGATCATGCCGGCGCGCCAGGGCTCGGCGTACCCCTACACCGCCGACGGCCGCTTTCCCGCGCCGCCCGACGCGCCGTTTCTCGATCCGCTGCTCGCGCTTGCCTACGTCGCGGCGGTGACCCGCACCATCCGGCTTGCCACCGGCATCTTCGTCGTCCCGCTGCGCAACGCTTTTGCCACCGCCAAGGCGATCGCTACGCTCGATACGCTGAGCGAGGGGCGCGTCATCTTCGGCGTCGGCATCGGATGGTACAAGGAAGAGTTCGAAGCGGTTGGGATGAAGTTCGAGGACCGCGCGCTGCGCACGCGCGAGTACCTCGAACTGATGACCGAGCTGTGGAGCAAAGCCGACCCCGTGTACCATGGCAGGACAATCGCGACCGAGGGGATGAAGTTCAATCCCAAAACGGTCCAGCAGCCCCATCCGCCGATCGTCCTCGGCGGCACCACCGAGGCGGCGCTCAAGCGCGCGGTGCGGCTGGGCGACGGATGGTACGGGATCGCGCACACCCTCGACGAGGCGCGTACGCTGATCGCCCGGCTGCGCGAGCTCGAGCGCGCGGCCAACCGCGCGCGGCCTGTCGAGATCACCCTCAGCCTGCGCACCGGCAAGCCGATTAGCGCCGACGACGTGCGCCGGATGGCCGAGCTTGGTGTCGAGCGCACGCTCGCTGGCCATCCGATCAAGGCGCTCGATGCGGCCGAGATGGAACGTTTCCGCGCCGAAGTGATGGACAAGGTGTAG
- a CDS encoding acetyl-CoA hydrolase/transferase C-terminal domain-containing protein: protein MPTEIRASDLQLARFIRPGDTVVWPQGTAEPLTLTEALVAQRHAFGPVTVFLGPAFSDTLRPEHTDRLRFLAMSAIGTHRRLVEACVLRLIPCQLSDVPGLFQSGVLKSEVVFLHLSPPADGRGEYSMGIVNDYLKIAMRRARVVIAEVNEQLPWTHADEPLDFARVDYVVRTSRPPLEQATRTPSETDRAIARRVAELVPDGGVIQIGIGAMPAAILDALHSHRRLGIHSGMIGDSVVDLVASGAVTNETKPFDRGVSVTGALLGTRRLYDFAHRNPQLVLKPLTFTHNVELLAQIDRFISLNSAIEIDLGGQVNAEVAGGVYIGAVGGQVDYVRAARRSRGGRSIIALPATARGGKVSRIVAALSAPVVTTARSDVDVVVTEFGAAELRGISLEERARRLVAIAAPQFREELERAARASFGPIY, encoded by the coding sequence ATGCCCACCGAGATCAGAGCCAGCGACCTCCAGCTTGCGCGCTTCATCCGGCCCGGCGACACCGTCGTCTGGCCCCAGGGCACGGCCGAGCCGCTGACGCTGACCGAGGCGCTGGTGGCGCAGCGTCACGCGTTTGGCCCGGTGACGGTTTTTCTCGGTCCCGCCTTTTCGGACACGCTGCGCCCCGAGCACACCGACCGCCTGCGTTTTCTGGCAATGAGCGCGATCGGAACCCATCGCCGGCTGGTGGAGGCGTGCGTGCTGCGCCTCATCCCCTGCCAGCTCTCCGATGTCCCCGGGCTCTTCCAAAGCGGCGTGCTCAAGTCGGAGGTTGTCTTTCTCCACCTCAGTCCGCCGGCCGACGGGCGCGGCGAGTACAGCATGGGGATCGTCAACGATTATCTGAAGATCGCGATGCGCCGGGCGCGGGTGGTCATCGCTGAAGTCAACGAGCAGCTGCCGTGGACCCATGCCGACGAGCCGCTCGATTTTGCCCGCGTCGATTACGTCGTGCGCACCTCGCGCCCGCCGCTCGAGCAGGCCACGCGCACGCCGAGCGAGACCGACCGCGCGATCGCCCGCCGCGTGGCCGAGCTGGTGCCCGACGGCGGAGTGATCCAGATCGGAATTGGCGCGATGCCGGCGGCGATCCTCGATGCCCTGCACTCGCATCGGCGGCTCGGAATCCATTCCGGGATGATCGGCGATAGCGTGGTGGACCTCGTCGCCTCGGGCGCGGTGACCAACGAGACCAAGCCGTTCGATCGCGGCGTGAGCGTCACCGGCGCGCTGCTCGGCACCCGGCGGCTGTACGACTTCGCCCATCGCAATCCGCAGTTGGTACTCAAACCGCTGACGTTCACGCACAACGTCGAGCTGCTGGCGCAAATCGACCGCTTCATCTCGCTCAACTCGGCGATCGAGATCGACCTCGGCGGCCAGGTCAACGCCGAGGTCGCCGGCGGAGTCTACATCGGCGCGGTCGGCGGCCAGGTGGACTACGTGCGCGCGGCGCGGCGCTCGCGCGGCGGCCGCTCGATAATCGCGCTGCCGGCGACCGCGCGCGGGGGTAAGGTCAGCCGGATCGTGGCGGCGCTGAGCGCGCCGGTGGTCACGACCGCGCGCTCCGACGTCGACGTCGTGGTGACCGAGTTCGGCGCCGCCGAGCTGCGCGGGATAAGCCTGGAGGAGCGGGCGCGACGGCTCGTCGCGATCGCCGCGCCGCAATTTCGCGAAGAGCTCGAACGGGCGGCGCGCGCGAGCTTCGGCCCAATTTATTGA
- a CDS encoding CoA ester lyase has product METLRRAVHFVPGANDKMLAKSIDLAADTLVLDLEDSVTPDNKESARRTVTEWLRSVDFKGRERMVRMNPLETPWGLADLEATMAGRPDSYMVPKVRTLDDIVRIDEILSGLEKKYGYPERGVTLLVLATETPQGLLNIKDLGTHPRVDALSWGAEDLSAAIGARRNRDERGEFLEVFRYARIMTLLAATAAGVQPIDTVFVNVKDPEGFRRDCLEGAWMGFTGKITIHPGQIDIVNEVFSPSPQEVADAEALLAAFEENRKAGRMAFSFRGEMVDVPHLTRARRIIELSRRAGKR; this is encoded by the coding sequence ATGGAAACGCTGCGCCGCGCCGTGCACTTCGTGCCCGGCGCCAACGACAAGATGCTGGCGAAGTCGATCGACCTCGCCGCCGACACCCTGGTGCTCGATCTCGAGGATTCGGTCACGCCCGACAACAAGGAATCCGCGCGCAGGACGGTTACCGAGTGGCTCAGGAGCGTTGATTTCAAGGGGCGCGAGCGGATGGTGCGGATGAATCCGCTGGAGACGCCGTGGGGCCTCGCCGATCTGGAGGCGACGATGGCGGGGCGGCCGGACTCCTACATGGTGCCCAAGGTGCGCACCCTCGACGACATCGTGCGCATCGACGAAATCCTCTCCGGGCTGGAGAAGAAGTACGGCTATCCCGAGCGCGGCGTCACTCTGCTCGTGCTGGCGACCGAAACCCCGCAGGGCCTGCTGAACATCAAGGACCTCGGCACCCATCCGCGGGTGGACGCGCTGTCGTGGGGCGCCGAGGATCTCTCGGCCGCGATTGGCGCGCGGCGCAACCGCGACGAGCGCGGCGAGTTCCTCGAAGTCTTCCGCTACGCGCGGATCATGACGCTGCTCGCCGCCACCGCCGCCGGCGTCCAGCCGATCGACACCGTCTTCGTCAACGTCAAGGATCCCGAGGGCTTCCGCCGCGACTGCCTCGAGGGCGCCTGGATGGGCTTCACCGGCAAGATCACGATCCATCCGGGCCAGATCGACATCGTCAACGAGGTCTTTTCGCCTTCGCCGCAGGAGGTCGCCGACGCCGAGGCGCTGCTCGCCGCCTTTGAGGAGAACCGCAAGGCGGGGCGGATGGCGTTCAGCTTCCGCGGCGAGATGGTCGACGTGCCGCATCTCACTCGCGCGCGGCGGATCATCGAGCTTTCGCGCCGCGCGGGCAAGCGGTGA